A genomic region of Papaver somniferum cultivar HN1 chromosome 7, ASM357369v1, whole genome shotgun sequence contains the following coding sequences:
- the LOC113300411 gene encoding uncharacterized protein LOC113300411 isoform X3, whose product MVPFSSSISLPKAYLFPLILLSLAILFQLFIIPSSFPTSHYDVLGIKHYSSIEEVTEAYEKFSSRWSSGEEEPAVKDFIKIRYAYELLTDTLWKRDYDAFGVDEHLHTLEEVKAKYAEETFSKVVLPLLNASSSVHGFNVLTTEDFKYAIGSSKGLLVQVYSSGSSRSDKFLYNWKRITNLLDGIANTGMVELGESELATYLAERTSAGQPFFRNGLPSLVAFPPGCRNSDCLVRYQGDLSLDAVTDWFATRILGLPRINYYSKETLGQNFIAKSGHHKVKVLYFSKTGERAAPFVRQAARDYWAHASFASILWREEESSIWWNNFEVESAPAFVFLKDPGVKPVVFHGAMSSTSFSEIMEQNKQQVLPQLRSITSMDLGCDARGYSRAGYEATTWYCVILAGRPSVELNKMRETMVRVQDTLSNKGDSGADDENSTLAPQAAAALKEKRLTFTWLDGEAQQLSYLSTRIGRNTVSSTSIRRPVLKLVDQEEI is encoded by the exons ATGGTTCCTTTTTCTTCATCGATTTCTCTTCCCAAAGCATACTTATTTCCACTGATTCTACTTTCTCTAGCTATTTTATTTCAACTTTTTATCATCCCTTCTTCTTTTCCTACTTCACATTATGAtg TTCTTGGAATCAAACATTACAGCTCAATTGAAGAAGTTACCGAGGCTTATGAGAAGTTTTCTTCGAGATG GAGCTCAGGAGAGGAAGAGCCCGCGGTAAAGGATTTCATTAAG ATACGTTATGCCTATGAGCTGCTGACGGATACATTGTGGAAGAGAGACTATGATGCATTTGGCGTTGATGAGCATCTT CATACTTTGGAAGAGGTGAAAGCAAAATATGCCGAGGAAACATTCTCGAAAGTTGTGCTACCTCTACTAAATGCTTCTTCCTCTG TCCATGGTTTCAATGTACTTACTACTGAAGACTTCAAATATGCAATTGGGAGCTCAAAGGGGTTGCTAGTTCAGGTTTACTCATCGGGGAGCAGCCGCTCTGACAAGTTTTTGTATAACTGGAAAAGAATCA CTAATTTATTGGACGGGATTGCTAATACTGGTATGGTAGAACTTGGCGAAAGTGAGCTTGCTACTTACCTTGCCGAGCGGACATCCGCAGGACAACCCTTCTTCAGAAACG GTCTCCCTTCTCTTGTTGCATTCCCCCCTGGTTGTAGAAATTCAGATTGTCTAGTGAG GTATCAAGGGGATCTCTCATTGGATGCAGTTACTGATTGGTTTGCGACAAGAATACTTGGGTTACCTCGCATAAATTACTATTCAAAGGAGACTCTG GGTCAGAATTTTATTGCAAAAAGTGGACATCACAAG GTAAAAGTTCTTTACTTCTCAAAAACTGGGGAGCGCGCTGCTCCATTCGTGCGTCAAGCTGCAAGAGATTATTGGGCACATGCCTCGTTTGCTTCTATTCTATGGAGGGAGGAGGAATCTTCCATTTGGTGGAACAA TTTTGAGGTGGAGTCTGCCCCAGCTTTTGTGTTCTTGAAGGATCCGGGTGTAAAGCCTGTTGTATTTCATG GAGCCATGAGCAGTACATCATTTTCAGAAATCATGGAGCAAAATAAACAACAAG TTCTTCCCCAACTAAGGAGCATAACATCCATGGACTTGGGATGTGATGCACGAGGCTACTCTCGTGCAGGATATGAGGCAACGACATGGTACTGCGTGATTCTTGCAGGAAGGCCCAGTGTGGAACTTAACAAAATGCGAGAA ACCATGGTCAGGGTACAAGATACATTATCAAATAAGGGTGATTCAGGTGCTGATGACGAAAATAGCACTTTAGCTCCTCAAGCAGCTGCTGCCTTAAAAGAGAAGCGGTTGACATTTACTTGGCTTGATGGAGAAGCTCAGCAGTTGAGTTATTTAAGCACCAGGATTGGAAG AAATACTGTTTCTTCTACGTCCATACGGAGACCAGTTTTGAAACTTGTGGACCAA